The genome window CAGAGACCGGCATGCTGATCAGCGAGCTCTATCCGCACCTGAAGGGCTTTTGCGACCTGCCGATCCTGACCCCGGACGCCCCGGAAGCACAGGAAGCGTTCGACGCTGTTTTCTGCTCCACCCCCGACCGGGTCGGAATGAACATCGCGGAAAATGAACTGGCGAAGGGAGCGCATGTGGTTGACTACAGCGGTGACTTCCGGTTCACCACAGAAGACAAATACAGCGCTTACGCCAACTTCATCGGGCTTAACCCGGAGCATGCCGCTCCCAGCCTGCTGCCGCAGACGATTTACGGATTGTCCGAACTGCATGAGATCACACCGGACCAGAAACTGGCCGGGAACCCGGGATGTTTTGCAGTCAGCTGTATTCTAGGGCTTGCTCCCGCCGCAGCCAGCAACCTGGTCGCGCCGAAAAGCGTCATCTGCGACTGCAAAACCGGCGTATCCGGCGCAGGAAAAAAACCGTCACCAACCTTTCATTACCCTGCGCGTTACGAACAGGTGAATGCCTACAAACTGGCCGGACACCAGCATATGGTGGAAATCGAGCAGGAACTGAGCGCGTTGGCCGGAGAAACCATTCAGATCACAATGACCACCCAGGTGGTGCCGACCTGCCGGGGAATTCTTTCCTGCCTGTACGGAGATCTGAACAGCACAATGACCGCCTCAGAAGTGCTCGATCTGTATCAGGCGTTTTATGCAGACAAACCGTTCGTACGTGTTCTCGACAACAAAACGGTAATCGGTACCGCTCAGGTCAGCGGAACCAATTTCTGCAATCTGATCGTTGATGTAGACGAACGCAACAACCGTCTTCGGATTATCTCGCACATCGACAACCTCATGAAAGGTCAGGCCGGAAATGCGCTGCAGAATATGAATCTCATGTTCGGCCTCGACCCAATGACCGGCCTGAACTTCCCGGGCAGATGTCCGTAAGGAAACAGATGCCGGAGCGCAACCGTTACGACGTTCGTTTCCAGGGCTTGGAAAACCGGATTCAATGTTTTCCAAATCCTGGAAGACGGGTACACTTCCCTTGGATTCGGGGATGATGCGATGATTATAAGAACGCTCCATAAAACGGCATGGTTGACTGCAGGATCCATCTTTCTGGTGCTGACGGTGATGGGGTTGCTGCTGCCGGTGGTACCGCAACTGCCTTTTTTTCTGGCGACCATCTTCTGCTTCATGCGCAGCTCAACCCGCTTTCATGCGTGGATGCACCGTCAGTCATGGTTTATTCGGCTTAAAAGCCACCTTCCGCACCGGAGAAAGTGAATATGCCGTTGTCGCCCTGTTGAACTTCAGGTAGAGTCCGCGGTAATTTATGGATCCGAAAATCCTCATATTTTCTGCTGCTTTTCTATTTGGCATTCCGCTGTCGATTATTGCGGGTCTCGTTTGG of Tichowtungia aerotolerans contains these proteins:
- the argC gene encoding N-acetyl-gamma-glutamyl-phosphate reductase, coding for MQKVKVIGAGGYGGVGIVELLLNHPEFEISCLVAKTETGMLISELYPHLKGFCDLPILTPDAPEAQEAFDAVFCSTPDRVGMNIAENELAKGAHVVDYSGDFRFTTEDKYSAYANFIGLNPEHAAPSLLPQTIYGLSELHEITPDQKLAGNPGCFAVSCILGLAPAAASNLVAPKSVICDCKTGVSGAGKKPSPTFHYPARYEQVNAYKLAGHQHMVEIEQELSALAGETIQITMTTQVVPTCRGILSCLYGDLNSTMTASEVLDLYQAFYADKPFVRVLDNKTVIGTAQVSGTNFCNLIVDVDERNNRLRIISHIDNLMKGQAGNALQNMNLMFGLDPMTGLNFPGRCP
- a CDS encoding DUF454 family protein, with product MIIRTLHKTAWLTAGSIFLVLTVMGLLLPVVPQLPFFLATIFCFMRSSTRFHAWMHRQSWFIRLKSHLPHRRK